The nucleotide sequence ATGCGAATTTCCAGCTCACGCTGATTCAGATCCTCTTTCAGCTTTTGAAGTTGCTTTTCCGGATCCGGCCGCAACAGTCGCTCCAAGACATCCCACAAAATCAGTGCCCGCAGGGCTTTGACCGCCGTCGCACGCATCCGATACATGCTGGCCAAGCGAGTCAACTTGGACACCCGCAACAACTTCGCCACCTTGGTGCTGCGGACCAGCGAAAGCGAGCGAAGAAACGACAGCAACGGCAGCAAGATGATTGCCAAGTCGATCCAGTTGGTGCGGATGTAATCGAACTTTTTCTCCGCCACACTGACCATCAGAATGAACTCCAGCGCGAAAGCAAACCAAATCACTCCGGTCGACACATGCAGAGCGAAACGCAACCACTCGTGCTGAACGACTTGGGCTTTGAAGAAGAATTCGATCGCCAGCACAGGCAAGATCAGCAATGCGATCGCAATCATTGGCAAGCTGAATGTGCGTTCCAGTCGTCGACGCAATCGCTTGTCACTGCGTCGCCACCCAAGGCCGGGCAACCACAATCGGCGATCCATCTCGACGCTGCGGGCGCACAAGCGCAAGGACGGACACAAGCAGAAAAGGAAGCCGTAAAAATGAAACCAGCGGTTCGCACGTGACCAAGAACGCGACAGCCAGTGAAACACCGACTCGGCGATGATCAACGGCCAGATCAACAGCAACAATGTCACCACGCGATGCTGCGTCGCAAGTTCTTCCCTTTGCGTTTGCGGATCCAACCCCAAGCCGATCGCGCGTGCTTGGCCGATATCGGCCAGATTCAGTTCCTGTTCCGGATCGACTTCTTCCAAAGCGACCAAGGCAGATTCACGCAAGTTGGGCACGTCGACCCACAGCACGACCAAACAAGCTTGCCCGACCAGAAATGCCAGCGACAACCAAAAGAACAGCGGTGCCGTCATCCGAGCGATCGTGATTCGAGTTGCCGCGGATAGCATCGTCATCGCCTTTCGTTTGTTCCTTCCGTCGTGTGGGCTCGGTGCACTCGGGCCGGTGACTGTCGTTTCATGCGTCGAAGTTCGGGCAGCGATCGATCGCCCCAGTACGTCGCCGCCGGTCCTGCGAAACGACGTTTCCTTTTTTTTCGACGCGGTGGACGCCGCCCAAAACCCCTAGCGTCGCCTTGGTTCGGATGTGACCAAACCGGGGCAACTCTTTAGGCCAGTTTCACGGCGATTCGGGGCGCGAGAGCCCGTCGAAGAGCCGCCAAACGCTGCCGTTCGCAGCAAAACCGGGCCGACACGAACATCCCGTGTGTTTTCGCATCTCCCAAGGGAACTTGCAAACACTCCACCGACGCTGATTCGCCCTTGCCAGGGGAATCCAAAATTTCTTACCTGCGGTGAAGATTTGCTCAAGTCCGCCGTGACGCGCCCTTTGATTTGAATCCGAAACGGTGAATTGCCCCTGGTGATTCGGTCACACGCCAAGTTCGAAGCCACTTAGTCTCTCATGCCCTACGGCCTCTACCTCTCTGCCGCCGGCGCGCATGCCCAGGACCAGCGTCTGCGCACGCTGAGTCACAATTTGGCCAATGTGGAAACGCCCGGCTTCAAGCCTCAGGAAACGATCCTTCAAGCACGATTCGCGGAATTGATCGAACGCGGTGAAATCAGTGAAGGCCTGGGCGGAGCCGACGATTTGGGCGGCGGAGTCACGATCCAGCCCACGCAAACGGCTTTCGACGTCGGTCCGATCCAAGTCACCGGCCGGAAAACCGACTTTGCCATCCATGACCGCGAAGCTTTCTTCGTCATCCAACATGGCGAAGAACAGATGATGACGCGAGCCGGCGAATTTGTGCTGGATTCGCGCGGCTACTTGGTCACCCAAAACGGACACCAAGTGCTTGCGTCCGACGGCAGCCCGATTCAATTACAGTCCGATCGGCCGTTCGATGTGGGTCCCCAGGGAACACTGATCCAGGGAAACAATCGCTGGTCGCTGATGCTGGCCAAACCCAAACAGCTGGGTGATTTGGAGCATCTGGGTGGCAACCTGTTCAAGCCGACCAAGTCGTTTGACCTTGTGTCCCCGCAAGAACGCGACGTAGTAGCGGGTTCGCTGGAAAAATCATCCGTCCGGCCCACCAACGCCATGATGGAATTGATCGAGACCAGTCGAGTCTACGAAGCCAACGTCCAAATGATCAAAAACCAAGACAACCTGATGGGGTCTCTCGTCGGTCGTCTGCTGCAGTAATCGTGACCTTGCGGCCACGAACCCGTTCGTAATTCACTTCGTCAATCTGCCGCGTCAACGGAAAACCAAACATGAGTGTTCAAACGCTGTACACCGCCGCGACCGGCATGGAAGCGATGGAAACCAAGTTGGACGTGATCGCCAACAACTTGGCCAACGTCAACACGACCGGCTTCAAGAAAGACCGCGCAAACTTCGAAGACTTGCTGTACCGAACGGAAGTTTACCCGGGGGTTCGTGACGCCACACAGACGCCAACCGCCGTGGGAACACAAGTCGGCTTGGGCGTTCGGGTGACCAGCACCCAGACCGATCATCGCCAGGGCACGCTGCAACAAACCGGTCGTGAATTGGACATCGCAATTCAAGGCGACGGATTCTTGCGTGTGCTTGATCCATCCAGCCAACAACCGATGTACACACGGGCCGGCAACCTGGACATCAATGCCGACGGAAATCTGGTGATCGGATCGGCTCAAACCGGCCGCTTGTTGGATCCGCCGGTCAACATCCCGCCGGACGCGACCAAAATTGTGATCAACAGCAACGGCGAAGTCATGGTTCGACAGCCGGGCGTGACCGAACTGGCCGTCCAAGGCCAAATTCAAATGTCCCAATTCATCAACCCCGATGGATTGTTGAAAGTCGGCGAAAACATGTACGAAGCGACGGACGCGTCGGGACCGGAACAGGTCAGCAATCCGGGAGTCGACGGTTTGGGATTGCTGCGACAAGGCAACTTGGAAGCATCCAATGTGGAACCCGTTCAAGAACTGATCGATCTGATCACCACGCAACGCGCGTTCGAGATGAACAGCCAAGCGGTCCAAGCCGGTGACCAAGTGATGCAAAACATCTCCAACCTGCGTCGGTTCTAACCGGTTTGATCGTTAGCGGGTCGCGATCCTGCATCCATACGCAGATGCCGAATCGCCCCCCCCACCCAACCCTTCGCAAAGGAACACAGTGAACCAGGTGGCCGCCGCAAACCGTTGTCAACCCACGTCGATCGCTCGATCGGCGTTGTTTGCTGCGCTGCTGATTGGATGGTGTTGGAATCCTTCGACGATCACGTGTTTCGCACAGGAATCACCAACAGCCCCGTCGACATCGGAACTGAACGACGAACCCGTCAAATCGCTTTGGCGTTTCCGCTGTGTTGGACGGACGAATCTGGAAACGACGGTCATCCGATTGGGCGACGTTGCCGAACCGATCGGAGTCCCCACGGACGTTTGGACGCGACTTCGGGGCGGCGTCATTGGTCTGATCCCCGTCGGCCAGGGCCGTGCAAGAATCGAGCGGGACCGTTTGGCAGAGGCGGTCGCAAGATCCGAGGGCACCGATCAACCGATCGAATGGATCGGCCCGGACATGATCGAAGTCTCGTTGCGAAAACAGCATCCACCATCCCAAAGCCTTGCCGGACCGTCTCCGCTGCAACGGTTGGGTGACCGTCTGGCACCAAGACCATCTTCCGTGCAAAAGGTATCGGCACCGAACAAATCGAGCCCAGGGATTTCGGCCTCACTGGCGTCCACCAGATCCCCGGTTCGACAATCGACCAACGGCTCGGCACCTACCTCCATGCCCGTGGCGGATCCGCCATCGCCGCATGTCGTATCGCGACTGGAATCTTGGATCCGAATGTCGGTTCAGCGTCAAAATCCCGAGTTGATGAAGCACTATGACGTTCAATTGGCGTCGTCACCGGAAAACCTAGCCGGATTCACGCAACTTCAATCGGCCGGCGGAATCATGCACACCAGTTTCCGCGAAGCCGT is from Crateriforma conspicua and encodes:
- a CDS encoding flagellar hook-basal body protein, producing MPYGLYLSAAGAHAQDQRLRTLSHNLANVETPGFKPQETILQARFAELIERGEISEGLGGADDLGGGVTIQPTQTAFDVGPIQVTGRKTDFAIHDREAFFVIQHGEEQMMTRAGEFVLDSRGYLVTQNGHQVLASDGSPIQLQSDRPFDVGPQGTLIQGNNRWSLMLAKPKQLGDLEHLGGNLFKPTKSFDLVSPQERDVVAGSLEKSSVRPTNAMMELIETSRVYEANVQMIKNQDNLMGSLVGRLLQ
- a CDS encoding potassium channel protein is translated as MTMLSAATRITIARMTAPLFFWLSLAFLVGQACLVVLWVDVPNLRESALVALEEVDPEQELNLADIGQARAIGLGLDPQTQREELATQHRVVTLLLLIWPLIIAESVFHWLSRSWSRANRWFHFYGFLFCLCPSLRLCARSVEMDRRLWLPGLGWRRSDKRLRRRLERTFSLPMIAIALLILPVLAIEFFFKAQVVQHEWLRFALHVSTGVIWFAFALEFILMVSVAEKKFDYIRTNWIDLAIILLPLLSFLRSLSLVRSTKVAKLLRVSKLTRLASMYRMRATAVKALRALILWDVLERLLRPDPEKQLQKLKEDLNQRELEIRILKREIYRAERKLRRGADDSEAALTGTEIAVAADTTLDSDEV
- the flgG gene encoding flagellar basal-body rod protein FlgG, with product MSVQTLYTAATGMEAMETKLDVIANNLANVNTTGFKKDRANFEDLLYRTEVYPGVRDATQTPTAVGTQVGLGVRVTSTQTDHRQGTLQQTGRELDIAIQGDGFLRVLDPSSQQPMYTRAGNLDINADGNLVIGSAQTGRLLDPPVNIPPDATKIVINSNGEVMVRQPGVTELAVQGQIQMSQFINPDGLLKVGENMYEATDASGPEQVSNPGVDGLGLLRQGNLEASNVEPVQELIDLITTQRAFEMNSQAVQAGDQVMQNISNLRRF